In the genome of Canis lupus familiaris isolate Mischka breed German Shepherd chromosome 17, alternate assembly UU_Cfam_GSD_1.0, whole genome shotgun sequence, the window tattttttaaaaggggggagggggaagactgggcggctcagtggtttagcgcctgcctttggcccagggcatgatcctggagtcccgggatcaagtcctgcattgggctccctacatagaacctgcttctctctctgcctgtgtctctgcctctctctctctccctgtgtctttcatgaataaataaataaaaatctttaaaaaatttttttaaaaagatgaaaagcttAATTATAGATGTTATATAATGCTGTCCTACAGTTTTTTAATGAAGAAGCTTAAATTATCAGTGATCTGTTAATTTCTGCAAAAGATGTTCATATACATGTCACCTGTACCCTGTAGGTGTTGGCTTGATCGCTTCTGGGCAGTGTGATGTGGTTGTGGCAGGTGGTGTAGAGTTAATGTCTGATGTCCCTATTCGTCAttcaaggaaaatgaggaaaatgatgcTTGATCTCAATAAGGCCAAGACTCTGGGTCAACGACTATCTTTACTCTCAAAATTCAGATTGAATTTCCTGTCACCTGAGGTAAGATTGTGAACTCTTATATAAAGATCTGTTTCCAAAGCATCCCACTGCAAAGATCTAGATTTAGGTAAGACAGCATGGGATCAGTTATGCTTTAGTAGTTGTAGATTCTGTTAATTACAGGGAAGGGATAATTATTTGCtcaagatggggaaaaaaaagattatagttAGAAAATTTGATTTTGTGAGCCCTCCTTGGAGATGCCCTGCTCACAAAAAGCTTCTTCCATCTTGGTCTTGATTGACTTTCTCAAATAACTCTAGGTGTGGTATAACACCTGTTAACAGCATACCTGATGCTATATGGCTCCTTTCTCAGCTCCCTGCCGTGGCTGAGTTCTCCACCAGTGAGACCATGGGCCACTCTGCAGACCGGCTAGCCGCTGCCTTTGCTGTTTCTCGAGCGGACCAGGATGAGTACGCACTGCGCTCGCACAGCCTTGCCAAGAAGGCACAGGATGAAGGACTCCTGTCTGATATTGTACCCTTCAAAGTACCAGGTAAAATGGTTTGCTCAACTTTGTAAAGGAGAATGCTTTGTGCCACTTGTTAGAGAGTTCTGAATTGCTTCTAAAATTCCAAAAGTCCTGAATGACTTTTCAGTAAGTATTTTGGTTCTGTTTCCAGAATAGTCATTCTTAAACATGGAGTCAAGTTTCAATTTATGTTAACAGTAGGTCAGtgtttcaaaaaagtttttttttcttttaagattttagttatttattcatgagaaacagagagaggcagagacataggcagaggaagaggcaggctccatgcagggagcctgatgtgggactcgatcccaggaccccaggatcatgccttgggccgaaggtggatgcttaaccactgagccacccaggcgtcccaaaaaagTTTTTGTAAGAGTCTGCTTTTAGGTCTTCCTGCTATATTTTAGTTCTTATGTatatgcctattttaaaaattcttccttcaTATGATTTCTAGATAGAATAGCCAAAtgtgaatgaatattttattttatttacttattttatttattttattttatattttattttattctattctatttttttaatttaatttaattttattaatttaatttaatttaatttaatttaatttaatttaatttaattttaatgagtgacacacagagagaggcagagacataggcagagggagtagcaggctccatgcagggagcccgatgctgggactcgatcccgggtccctaggatcatgtcctgggctgaaggcaggcactaaaccgctgagccacccagggatccccatgaatgAATATCTTAAGAAAGTAGGGTGTTCTTCTTTTGTtagatcatttatattatttcccaGATGTCTTAAGAGTATAGTTTAAgtgtgcctagctggctcagttggtagagcatgtgactcttgatctcagggctctcaatcaagcctcacattgggcgtagagattaaaaagaatgaaatcttttttaaaaaagtacagttTTAAATTTGATAGTGTCTTGAGAACTATAACAGACTttcagtaatatatatatgtatatatattactttcagtaataacattttacatttcatttgtcATAATTTTTAGGACCTGTTTCTCTAGAGGAGATATATAAAGCTTATCGTTTCTTAGACTGAAGAAGTTCATGTTTTTTGTAGGAAAAGATACAGTTACCAAAGATAATGGCATTCGTCCTTCTTCTCTGGAGCAAATGGCCAAACTAAAACCTGCATTCATCAAGCCCTATGGCACGGTGACAGCTGCAAATTCTTCTTTCCTGGTAACTATGTTGTGCTCTATGTGTTCACTGGTAACCTTCACATTTGTGGTCTCAACAGAAAAACCTAAAGTAGatctatttttatgtatcatgaatagaagcataaaaatatagttattataaaaatattaaaatggaatcattaaaaaaatggaattctgcTTTTAAGGCCTTTGGAGTCACTTGATCCAGCCACCATTCTGATTCAAAAAGCTTTTCTCTTCAGGCATTTAGTCAGAAAACTTTGATTAGCTATGCTAGGCACTGGAGATAGAAAGGCCAGTGATTGTAATGCAGCAAGAAGATAGCAGTAAGCATAGGCTAACAGAAGACATGAGACCGGAAGAGCCCGGGAGGCTCCTCAGAGGGGGCAGCATTTGAGCAGCAAATCTTGAAGGAAGGGTACAAGCTAATTCAAGAAGTGTAATAAATACATTCTAAGTATAAAGAATAGCAAAGAGGTATGAGAACAAGGTTTTCTTTGGGGAGAAGCTTGGTTGGAGCATAGGATATAAATTTGGGTTGTATAAGATGTAGAAACTAGGCAGAGAGAGTGACAAGATATCTCTTCTAGCTCTGAATGTTAGAAAAATGATgctttcagggtgcctgggtgatgcagttggttaagcatctgacttggtttcagctcagatcctgatctcagggttgtgggattgagccctgcatcagactctgtgctcatcCCAGAAttacctgagattctctcttcctgtgtccctccccaagtgtgtgtcctttctctttctttctctttctttctcttatctctctctccatcccccctcagatcttaaaaaaaaaaaaaaaatgatgctttcTATTGGCCCTCAAATTATTTTCCTGTAAGCAGTTTCTATAAGCATTTCCTATAAACATATGGAATAAATAGATCTACCCTCATATTTtatggtggtggttgttttgGTCATCTGCATGTAGCTTCATATCCTTCCTTGGGTTTTTGGCTTCTCCTTAATTAAACATTCCTATGGATTATGCTTCTGCTCATAAGAGGtggtttctcttcttctgctactTTGGAGCAGTCTTCTAGATATAGTCCAATTGGTCAGTGTTTCTTTTACAATATATCTTCCATACCTGGACACAAAGTCTGGAAACATGGGCATATGTTGACATATTTGACTTTAAGTGACTGCTTAACGCCCACCCTTGGGCTAGGGGAAGGGTGCCTGGAGTGGTTCCAACAGGATGGTGTACCACCCTGTTAAACCTGAGTGGTGAAGGACTGGTTAAATAATCATTTCTCCAAAACTGAATTGAATGATATAGAGCCATATGGGCTGGGCTCTACTCCTACCAGATCTGAACCCCCCTGATTACTTCGGGGTATGCTAAAGATGTATGTTTATTCACTGAAAGTAAGAAACACATATCATCAGAGGCAGCACATAACAGATACATGGGTTTTGGGGAATATGTTAATGCACTACATTCATTGCAACTTTGCACAATAGCACATTGTATTGATGTCATGTCCATAAACCATTTATTGTGTATAGGTTATGTTTCCAGGCTTTATGGCCCCTCTGTTGGTGGTAGCTTCTTCGTCTCTTCAGGGttactaaataaaaatactgtagaATGTGGTAAAAATTGTTTTGATGTCCCAAACTCTCAAGTAGtaaattttggattttgttttgttttgttttgttttgtttgagccCCTTCTTTTGAAGTCATGGTAAAGGGCTCTTTTCCAAAGGTAGCTCTTTCTCTGAGCTTCTTGATTGTCAGTTGAGGAAAAGCATGTGGGGTGTGTCCAAGGAGGGAAAACCATGGTTCTCATGTTCTCAGCTACCAACCTGTTTCTTCTTCCATCTCACCTCAAAGCCTGTATTTCCTTCCATAAGCAGGAAGCAGCTCAGAAACAGTCcatagggtgcctggatggctcagcggttgagcatttgtctttggctcagggtgtgatcccggggccctgagatggagtcccacatcggactccccacagggagcctgtttctccctctgcctatgtctctgcctttcttctctgtgtctttcatgaatagataaataaaatctttaaaaaaagaaacaagtccataaaatctagaaataaataagaaattgtttTAATTCATAAGGTTTCTTACCTTCTGTGctaaaagcaaaaatcttttgGCTTAAGCTTATTATGAATACATATTTCTAACGTTACCTATTCTCTTTGTCCATTTAGAAAATTGTGGTACTTTTAAACAGGTTTTTCTACCTTACTCCTTGAAAAAAATGGGTCAGTGTGGGTTTGAATTGTGAATTAATgatggataaaatgaaaaagggTTGTTTTGTAAAATCTCTGTGTAAGTGTAATTAGTTGGTAGATTCAGGAACACTGCATAGAAAATGATTGTACAGAAAATTCAAGAAAGGCTGAAAAATTTAACGTTATTGTTCTGCTTAACATTTCAGACCGATGGTGCATCTGCAATGCTGATTATGGCAGAGGAAAAAGCTCTGGCCATGGGTTATAAGCCCAAGGCGTATTTGAGGTAAGGTAAATGTTCAAATAAATtgccttggtttctttattttcttactgaaGCTAACTCCTTTATTTTTCACCTAGGGATTTTGTATATGTGTCTCAAGATCCAAAAGATCAACTTTTACTTGGGTAGGTAGCAGTGTATATCCTTGGGCTATAATCAAAAGTTATTTGGTTACCCACAATtattatatagattttaaaatacattaagttCTGATAGAGAACAGacagagggttgatggagggaggtgggcgggggttgggctagatggatgatgggggttaaggaaggcacttgtgatgagctctggatgttgtaagtgatgaatcactgacttctccagaaaccaatattccactatgtgttaactaacaaaatttaagattttttttaaagtacattaagTTTTGAGTTCATAATTGTTTTgtgtgttggattttttttttggcgtgtgtgtgtgtgtgtgtgtgtgtgttggcttcttaaaaataatcctttatgTTGGCTTATCATTTTAAagtttgggttctttttttattttttcctatagatTTCTACTTATGCATATACaatcttgtattatttttaaattaagatgtcataaacattttttcatattgctGTATTGTCTCTGTAATGGCCTTTTATAAAAGCCCTCTAATATTTGAattgtctcctcctccctcatgGCTCTACCCCCTCCATCATGTCCTTCAAACCAGTCATGCTCTTCCCTGTGTTCTGCCCTTTGCACCATGTGTTTTTCTAGTTCTTCACattatttgtttgttcttctctttcatcgTTCATTAACTGTATCCCTTACTCTAGAATATAAACTTCATAGGGACAGAGGCTGTGTCTTCATTTAGTTCACAGTCATAGCCCCCACACTTAATATTTGTGCAGCAGAATCCGAGAATGAGTGGAGGGCATTACAGTACCTTATGTAAAACTCAGCTTGGGGAGTAAGGAGTTCTTAGGTTAAAAATTCTTacgtattatttttttctttttagaccaACATATGCCACTCCAAAAGTTCTGGAAAAAGCAGGATTAACACTGAATGATATTGATGCTTTTGAATTTCATGAAGCATTCTCAGTAAGTTACTTAAAAGATTTATATCATAGGACTGTAATCATAAAAAATGTAGTCTGTTTTTGTGTGGGAGATCTAGGTGTGACTTAGGGAATGAGTAAAACACAAGGAGAGCTTTATATTTGAAGTACTGACCTACACTGTTGGAAGGGGCAAAAAGGGAGGTAATCCAGTGGTACGGTTTTGAAAACAGACCTCTGAGATGATCTCTAGAGGCCTTTCAAAAGTAGCAAGAATGGTTCCTTAGGAAAATTTCActgaaaactgattttaaaatctgcttaACTTTAATGACAAGGGACATTAATAACAAGGTTCTTTCCCTTGCAGGGTCAGATTTTGGCTAATTTTAAAGCCATGGATTCTGATTGGTTTGCACAAAACTACATGGGTAGAAAAACCAAGGTAAGTGGTTAAAAGTATACTTGAATTTCCAAAGCACTGTAATATTTGGAGTTTAGTTGACTGCTAATAAAACTATGAAGGAGAAACCTGCTCCTTacaaagaattttatatttcattaaatgtatttatttcttagttGAAGAATAGTTCTTGGAAATTCAATTCTGATgttagatgaaaaataaatggtcCATGGCTTTCAGAATTGAcctagaatttctttctttacagTAAAATGTGATGTGTCTTAGTCATTCTCTCAGTCTCTGTTACCTTCCTGTTGGTAAGAGCCCAGCCTGACGCTTAAGTAAACTCATCAtcatatttgtgtttgtttttggggGAGCCAGGTTGGGTCACCTCCTCTGGAGAAGTTTAACAACTGGGGTGGATCGCTGTCCCTGGGACACCCATTTGGAGCTACTGGCTGCCGGTTGGTTATGGCAGCTGCCAACAGATTACGGAAGGAGGGAGGCCAGTATGGCTTAGTGGCTGCCTGTGCAGCTGGTGGGCAGGTACGTCATAGCAGCTTCATAGGCGCTTCTGGAAAGTTGTTTTCTTGGAAACAAAAGAAGCTCATTCAAGCATGTTTCATTTAGTtaactttgaaacatttttagaGCAATATTTCTGATGACAGAAAACTAGGGGAAAAAGCTGCCTATTTTGAGGGGGAGAGGGTACAACTTTAATTCAGTTAGTACTTTGGAAGGAGGATGGTTTTTAAACctaagttatttttcttcctaagatgtttatatcatttatttttttaagatttttaccttatttatttgagagtgagcacatgGCAGAGTGTGGGGGtaaagagcagagggggagggagagagaatcctaagcagactcctcactgagtgtggagcctgaggtgAAGCttgaatctcatgaccctgagatcatgacctggctgaaatcaagaattgaatgcttagccaactgagccacccaggtgcccctgcgttttttatttttaaaaggaatacatCCTCATTATGAAAAGTGcaaaaaatctatagaaaataattagaattacCTATTATTCCTCTCAGCAGACACtatcattattaacattttggtatattttctcctttaataataaaattttactcaCTTATTTAGTTACCACGAAACCTTATCTATAAAATCTCTCCAAGAAGTAAATTATCTTTCTTGAAAACGAACTTACTTTATTTAAttggaaaattcatttttttcttgacagaCACAGCTTCCTACCTGTTACAGCATTTCGCTCTGAGAATAAAATCCAGGAGGAGGGCTGATTataatctcccccccccccccaacgctGATGGAAACAGATATGGTTTTCTTCCAGATTATAAAAACTTTCTGTTGCTAATCAAGATGAataaaggacgcctgggtggctcagcggttgagtgtctgcttttagctcagggtgtgatcctggggttccaggatcgagtcccacattgggctccctgcgtggagcctgcttctctctctgcctatgtctgtatatctctctctctgtctctcatagatagataaatcttaaaaaaaaagaataaataaggtaTATGAGAATTTGAACAGGCTACActtaaaaacctttatttatgGCTTGCCTCAGAAACTTTGAAGCAATAAAGGGTCGGTTATTTGTAGGTTGCAGCATTTTAGACTTCACG includes:
- the HADHB gene encoding trifunctional enzyme subunit beta, mitochondrial isoform X2, whose translation is MTSILTYTFKNLPNASTWALRFSAQTKSKKTLAKPNIRNIVVVDGVRIPFLQSGTSYKDLMPHDLARAALSGLLHRTNVPKDVVDYIIFGTVIQEVKTSNVAREAALGAGFSDKTPAHTVTMACISANQAMTTGVGLIASGQCDVVVAGGVELMSDVPIRHSRKMRKMMLDLNKAKTLGQRLSLLSKFRLNFLSPELPAVAEFSTSETMGHSADRLAAAFAVSRADQDEYALRSHSLAKKAQDEGLLSDIVPFKVPGKDTVTKDNGIRPSSLEQMAKLKPAFIKPYGTVTAANSSFLTDGASAMLIMAEEKALAMGYKPKAYLRDFVYVSQDPKDQLLLGPTYATPKVLEKAGLTLNDIDAFEFHEAFSGQILANFKAMDSDWFAQNYMGRKTKVGSPPLEKFNNWGGSLSLGHPFGATGCRLVMAAANRLRKEGGQYGLVAACAAGGQGHAMIVEAYPK
- the HADHB gene encoding trifunctional enzyme subunit beta, mitochondrial isoform X1 encodes the protein MTSILTYTFKNLPNASTWALRFSVRPLSCSSQLRAAPAAQTKSKKTLAKPNIRNIVVVDGVRIPFLQSGTSYKDLMPHDLARAALSGLLHRTNVPKDVVDYIIFGTVIQEVKTSNVAREAALGAGFSDKTPAHTVTMACISANQAMTTGVGLIASGQCDVVVAGGVELMSDVPIRHSRKMRKMMLDLNKAKTLGQRLSLLSKFRLNFLSPELPAVAEFSTSETMGHSADRLAAAFAVSRADQDEYALRSHSLAKKAQDEGLLSDIVPFKVPGKDTVTKDNGIRPSSLEQMAKLKPAFIKPYGTVTAANSSFLTDGASAMLIMAEEKALAMGYKPKAYLRDFVYVSQDPKDQLLLGPTYATPKVLEKAGLTLNDIDAFEFHEAFSGQILANFKAMDSDWFAQNYMGRKTKVGSPPLEKFNNWGGSLSLGHPFGATGCRLVMAAANRLRKEGGQYGLVAACAAGGQGHAMIVEAYPK